A window of the Vibrio pomeroyi genome harbors these coding sequences:
- a CDS encoding VirK/YbjX family protein, with protein MNVVRMGIDANVHKNKGKYKAIIKFAARALLYYSDTKKMNENFSSAERKLLFKKQPNFLSKFVTPYLCTDFSKKEKIDILSMHYDWFEDKFTTEARHKIYNERLNLLELEIGEQTYLLNLSFERNSRKEGELTLSLTDSMLNKMYTISFSVFNNDIYIGGVQGGANDNGFSRAFTKAFYGLRPKSFMVETLRLMATSLGVNHIYAVNETGHVYNASRYGKKGKEISLKYNSLWEEHEGQQHNKCFYALPIQSTRKDLEALKRQKRKLYRERYAWLDLYEQDLHNVISQHTNGAEIPPIELAKAS; from the coding sequence ATGAATGTAGTTCGCATGGGAATTGACGCTAATGTCCATAAGAATAAGGGAAAGTACAAAGCGATAATTAAGTTCGCTGCTCGTGCTCTGCTTTATTATTCAGATACTAAAAAAATGAATGAGAACTTCAGCTCAGCAGAGAGAAAGCTCTTATTCAAAAAGCAGCCAAATTTCCTATCTAAGTTTGTCACCCCTTACTTGTGTACTGACTTCAGTAAAAAAGAAAAAATCGACATACTATCAATGCACTATGATTGGTTCGAAGACAAGTTCACAACAGAAGCTCGCCATAAAATATATAACGAAAGGCTTAATCTTCTAGAGCTAGAAATCGGCGAGCAAACCTACTTGCTAAACCTGAGCTTTGAAAGAAATTCGAGAAAAGAAGGTGAGCTCACTCTCTCCCTTACTGATTCCATGTTGAACAAAATGTACACCATATCATTCTCTGTTTTTAACAATGATATCTACATTGGTGGCGTTCAAGGCGGAGCAAATGACAACGGTTTTAGCCGCGCATTCACCAAGGCATTTTATGGTTTAAGACCCAAATCCTTCATGGTCGAAACCCTTCGATTAATGGCGACCAGTTTAGGTGTGAATCACATCTATGCAGTCAACGAAACGGGACATGTATACAACGCTTCGCGCTATGGGAAAAAAGGCAAAGAGATAAGTCTTAAATACAATAGCTTATGGGAAGAACACGAAGGTCAGCAACATAACAAATGTTTTTATGCTCTGCCCATCCAGTCAACAAGAAAGGACCTTGAGGCACTTAAACGTCAGAAACGAAAGCTATATCGTGAGCGCTATGCTTGGTTAGATCTATATGAACAAGACCTACATAACGTAATCAGCCAGCACACCAACGGTGCTGAAATACCACCAATTGAACTAGCAAAAGCTAGCTGA
- a CDS encoding HU family DNA-binding protein, with protein MNKSQLVEHIATSADISKDQAGSALNALVEGISTTLANGDDVSILGFGSFKVNTRAARTGRNPRTGEEIQISASKTPTFKAGKALKEACNL; from the coding sequence ATGAACAAATCTCAATTAGTTGAACACATCGCGACTTCTGCAGACATCTCAAAAGACCAAGCAGGCTCAGCGTTAAATGCTCTCGTTGAAGGTATTTCTACAACGCTTGCGAACGGTGATGATGTGTCCATCCTTGGATTTGGCAGTTTTAAAGTGAACACTCGTGCTGCACGCACAGGTCGTAACCCACGAACTGGAGAAGAAATTCAAATTTCAGCATCAAAGACGCCAACATTTAAAGCAGGTAAAGCTTTAAAAGAGGCATGCAACCTTTAA
- a CDS encoding VC0807 family protein yields the protein MSNTENKKSSPLFEVVFNVFLPSFILMKFSGEEHLGTGLALLVALAFPIAYGGMELIRNKKFNFIAALGFVSVLLTGGIGFFELDTRWLALKEALIPGLIGLAVLGSTFTRYPFIQKVIFTPALLNISLIEERLRQFGNQAKFDRCLMTSNYMFASTFAFSSAMNYFLATWIVTSPAGTAAFNEELGKLTLYSYPAIAIPSLLMMLGIFYYIWRQVRNMTSLETEQIFITK from the coding sequence ATGAGTAATACAGAAAACAAAAAATCGAGCCCTCTTTTCGAAGTCGTCTTTAACGTCTTCCTTCCTTCATTCATCCTGATGAAGTTCAGTGGAGAAGAGCATCTCGGAACTGGCTTAGCTCTGCTTGTCGCACTCGCCTTCCCTATCGCTTACGGTGGTATGGAGCTCATCCGCAACAAGAAATTTAACTTCATCGCCGCGCTTGGCTTTGTCAGCGTACTTTTAACGGGCGGCATTGGTTTCTTCGAATTAGACACGCGTTGGTTAGCATTAAAAGAAGCACTAATCCCTGGCTTAATCGGCTTGGCGGTACTTGGTTCTACCTTTACTCGCTACCCATTTATCCAAAAAGTGATCTTCACGCCTGCACTGTTAAACATCTCTCTGATTGAAGAGCGTTTAAGACAGTTTGGTAATCAAGCTAAGTTTGACCGTTGCCTAATGACATCAAACTACATGTTCGCTAGCACATTCGCTTTCTCATCTGCGATGAACTACTTCCTAGCGACTTGGATTGTAACCAGCCCTGCCGGCACTGCAGCTTTCAATGAAGAGCTTGGTAAACTGACACTTTACAGCTACCCAGCGATCGCGATCCCTAGCCTGCTTATGATGCTCGGTATTTTCTACTACATCTGGCGTCAGGTTCGTAACATGACATCGCTAGAAACAGAGCAGATATTTATCACTAAGTAA
- a CDS encoding NADH:flavin oxidoreductase/NADH oxidase family protein has translation MQSSNLSEPFTLPNGQVIKNRLFKSAMSEQLGDKQHNPKAGLAILYQRWAKGGIGLSMTGNVMVDRNALGEPKNVVLDEHSDLSQFQAWASAGKQNGSQIWMQLNHPGKQIPKFLCDKPVAPSAIALERGLEKGFNIPRALTDSEIHEVIGKFALSAKLAKQAGFTGVQIHGAHGYLVSQFLSSRHNQRDDRWGGSLDNRLRFVLELYRAIRAEVGEGFPVGIKLNSADFMKGGFTEEESMHVVQALSREGIDLIEISGGTYESPSMMGSKSKNEPVRASTAKREAYFLDYMVKARKLVSTPLVVTGGFRTAPAMNEALQTSATDFIGIARTMAVDPDFPNKLIENPSHGMPLDVPTTGKPALDKVAMVGLVWYEHQMWRIAAGKNADPKLSALGVVIKTILSAGWHAFKKRRA, from the coding sequence ATGCAATCCAGTAACCTCAGCGAACCATTTACTCTTCCTAATGGTCAAGTCATCAAAAACCGCTTGTTTAAATCAGCAATGAGCGAACAACTTGGCGATAAACAACATAACCCTAAAGCGGGGCTAGCGATCTTGTACCAACGTTGGGCAAAAGGTGGGATTGGTTTGTCTATGACTGGAAACGTGATGGTTGATAGGAATGCACTGGGTGAACCAAAGAACGTAGTTTTAGATGAACACAGTGACCTATCTCAGTTTCAAGCTTGGGCAAGTGCTGGTAAGCAAAATGGCTCACAGATTTGGATGCAGTTAAACCACCCAGGGAAACAGATCCCAAAATTCCTGTGTGATAAACCCGTCGCCCCTTCTGCTATCGCGTTAGAGCGCGGATTAGAGAAAGGCTTCAATATCCCGCGAGCACTGACTGATTCGGAAATCCATGAAGTGATTGGTAAGTTTGCCTTAAGCGCTAAACTTGCAAAACAAGCTGGCTTTACTGGAGTACAAATTCACGGTGCTCATGGCTACCTTGTCAGCCAATTTTTATCTTCAAGACACAACCAACGAGATGATAGATGGGGCGGTTCATTAGATAACCGACTTCGCTTTGTTCTCGAACTGTATCGCGCCATTCGTGCAGAAGTTGGTGAAGGTTTTCCTGTCGGGATCAAACTCAACAGCGCTGACTTCATGAAAGGTGGCTTCACCGAAGAAGAATCAATGCACGTCGTTCAAGCGCTTAGCCGTGAAGGCATCGACCTGATTGAAATCTCAGGTGGTACCTATGAGAGTCCATCGATGATGGGTTCTAAGAGCAAGAACGAACCCGTTAGAGCCAGCACAGCGAAACGTGAAGCGTATTTCTTGGATTACATGGTCAAGGCAAGAAAACTGGTTAGCACTCCTTTGGTGGTAACTGGTGGCTTTAGAACCGCACCGGCAATGAACGAAGCGTTGCAAACATCCGCAACCGACTTTATTGGTATTGCCCGCACCATGGCGGTAGATCCTGATTTTCCAAACAAACTCATAGAAAACCCAAGCCATGGAATGCCGTTAGATGTGCCAACCACAGGAAAACCGGCACTGGATAAAGTAGCCATGGTTGGACTAGTTTGGTACGAACATCAAATGTGGCGAATTGCCGCAGGTAAAAATGCAGATCCGAAACTGAGTGCTCTTGGCGTAGTAATTAAAACGATTTTGAGTGCAGGTTGGCACGCCTTCAAAAAACGTAGGGCATAA
- a CDS encoding YceI family protein — MKKLIPALGLFCTLLSAPSFSETGYTLDPKLSNVTFATIKKQFVVEPASIKPLSGGLTEGGQFSILLDLKSLSTGVSIRDQRLNELYFESMTFPEVKISGKVDPAMLSGDPKNTTIAAEVTLHGVTKTIDFPVMIVPSEGFVMVNSTSTIIVNGADFGISTENLNTLSATVGGLAISDKVPLSFNLMFDQ, encoded by the coding sequence ATGAAGAAGCTAATACCTGCACTCGGTCTCTTTTGTACCCTCCTTTCTGCACCCTCTTTTTCAGAAACGGGCTACACGTTGGATCCAAAGTTATCGAACGTGACGTTCGCAACCATTAAGAAGCAGTTTGTTGTAGAACCCGCATCCATAAAGCCTTTATCCGGAGGGCTGACAGAAGGTGGCCAGTTTTCTATTTTGTTAGATTTGAAAAGCCTGAGTACCGGAGTATCGATTCGCGATCAAAGGCTCAATGAGCTCTACTTCGAATCCATGACTTTCCCTGAAGTGAAGATCTCCGGAAAGGTTGACCCTGCAATGCTATCTGGCGACCCGAAAAACACCACCATCGCTGCCGAAGTTACCTTGCATGGTGTGACCAAAACCATCGACTTCCCGGTTATGATTGTTCCTTCTGAAGGTTTTGTGATGGTCAATTCAACATCAACGATCATCGTCAATGGCGCTGATTTTGGGATATCGACAGAAAACCTCAACACGCTTTCTGCAACCGTTGGCGGGCTAGCGATTTCTGACAAGGTTCCATTAAGTTTCAATCTCATGTTCGACCAATAA